The Aureimonas mangrovi genome contains the following window.
TCGTGGGCTCGGCCAACATGGACCGGCGGTCTTTCGAGCTGAATTCCGAGGTCACGCTCGTCGCATACGACAAGCCGCTGGTGGAGCGGCTGCGCCGGATCGAGCGAGACTACCGTGGCAAGAGCCACCGCCTCGACCCGGTCGAATGGGAGAAGCGCGGCTTCTTCGTCAAGCTCGCCGAGAACGTCACGCGGCTCATCAGCCCGCTGCTGTGAGGCCGCAGACTTGACGCGGCGCGCGTCGCGATCCACTTGGCCGCGATGCGCGTTTCCCAAGCCGACATCATCATCGTGCCGGGCTACACCGGTTCTTCCGATCAGCACTGGCAGACCCGGTGGGAGCGCAAGCTCTCGACCGCGCGTCGCGTCGAACAGGCCGAGTGGTCGAAGCCGGTCGTCGAGGATTGGACACGTACGGTGGCCGATGTGGTGAACACGGCGGAAAAGCCGGTCGTTCTTGTCGCGCACTCGCTGGGCGTGCCGTCCGCGATCGGCGCGATCCCGCTGTTCCGTGTGCCCGTCGCCGGGGCTTTCCTCGTCGCACCGCCGGACATCGAGCGCGAGAACCTGCGGCCGAAGCACTTCCGTTCCTTCGGCCCCTATCCGCGCGATCCGCTGCCCTTCCCCTCGATGGTGATCGCCAGCCGCAATGACGAATTCTCCTCGATCGAGGCCGCGGAGGACATTGCGGCCGCCTGGGGCTCGGTCTTCGTTGACGCAGGCGAATCGGGGCACCTTAACGCCGAAAGCGGCCACGGCCCCTGGCCCGAGGGCCTTCTCACCTTCGGCAAGTTCCTGGCCCGCCTGCCGGCGCCGACGGACCAGTAGACGTCATCGCTCGACGCTGCCGGCCAAGCTGTCGGCGGCGCTCTTCAGCATCGCCATGTCGGACGAAATGCCGGCGAGATGGAAGCCTTGCGCCTTCGCGCGATGCGCAGCTTCGGCGTCCGACGCGTAGATTGAAGCGAACTTTCCGGCGGCAGCGACGCGATGCGCTATATGCGCCGTCAATTCGATCGTCTCGGCGCAGTTCGGGTCGAGTCGGCCCAGAAGCGCGACCGACAGGTCCGCCGGGCCGACGAGGACACCGTCGATCCCCTCGACGGCAAGGATCGCGTCGAGATCGCGATAGGCGGACTGCGTCTCGATCATGGCGAGCGTGAGCGTCGAATCATTCGCGGCCCGCATGTAGTCCGCCCCGATGCCGTAGCCGTGCAAGGCCACGGTTCGGCTCGGCCCGAAGGAGCGGTTGCCGAGCGGCGGGTACTTCGCGACATCGACGAAGGCCCGCGCATCCTCGACCGTCTCGATCATCGGCAGGATCACCGCCGCCGCGCCGAAGTCCAGCGCGCGTGACACGAAGGCGAGGTCGCCCACCGGCACTCGCACGATGGCCGGCTTGCCAGCGCGCGCCGCGATGGTGATGCCCGCTTCCATCGAGCGCACGTCGTGCATGCCGTGCTGCATGTCGAGGACGATCGCGTCGAACGACGCGGCCATCAGGCTTTCGAGAACGCCGGTATCCGGCAGCGACGACCAGGCGGAGAGACGGAACCCTCCGCCCCTCAGGGAGGGAATCGGCATGGCCTCAGGCCGCCGCGACCTGCGCCTCCGCCTCCACGAGAAGCTCGGCCAGATGGCGGCGGATCTGGTGGTCGGACTGATCGACATTCGCCGCGTCGAAATCGGCGCGAAGCTTGGCGAAGACGCCCTCGTCGCCCGGCCGCATGAAGCTCGCCTTCACGGTTTCCTGTGCGTACTCGTCTGCCTCGGCACCCGTCTTGCCGAGCTTTTCGGCCGCCCAGAGACCAACGAGCTTGTTGCGCCTCGCCTCGATCTTGAACTTCATCTCCTGATCGTGCGCATAGCGCGATTCGATGTCGTTACGGCGATCGTTGAGCGACATGAAGAGCCTCCTTTGAATTGCGATGTCAGCGCACTTAGGTGTGCGTCACCGATTTTGAAGACCGATCGCGCCGGCACCGCGGCGGAGCGGCAATTGTTTCACCGGCTTGTTTGGTCTATTCACCGGCCTTAACAGCTTTATCCGGTGCGGGCCTTTCCGCCCCGGTCAACCGTCACGATCGAGCATCCTCCATGACACGTCGCCGCCGGATCTACGAAGGCAAGGGCAAGATTCTCTACGAAGGCCCCGAGCCCGGCACGCTGGTTCAGTTCTTCAAGGACGATGCGACCGCCTTCAACAAGAAGAAGCATGAGGTTGTGGACGGCAAGGGCGTCCTGAACAACCGCATCTCGGAATACATCTTCACGCATCTGAACCGCATCGGCATTCCGACGCACTTCATCAAGCGGCTCAACATGCGCGAGCAGCTGATCAAGGAAGTCGAGATCATCCCTCTCGAGGTGGTGGTGCGTAACATCGCGGCGGGCTCGCTCGCCAAGCGCCTCGGCATCGAGGAAGGCACGGTGCTGCCGCGCTCGATCATCGAGTTCTACTACAAGGCCGACCAGCTCGACGATCCGATGGTGTCCGAAGAGCACATCACGGCCTTCGGCTGGGCGAGCCCGCAGGAGATCGATGACATCATGGCGCTGGCCATCCGTGTCAATGATTTCCTCTCCGGCCTTTTCCTCGGCGTCGGCATACAGCTCGTCGACTTCAAGATCGAGACCGGGCGCCTTTTCGAAGGCGACATGATGCGCATCATCGTCGCCGACGAGATCTCGCCCGATTCGTGCCGTCTGTGGGATGTCACCACCAACGACAAGCTCGACAAGGACCGCTTCCGCCGCGACATGGGCGGCCTCGTCGAGGCCTATCAGGAAGTGGCCCGCCGGCTCGGCATCATGAACGAGAACGAACCGCCCCGCCCTTCCGGGCCGGTGCTGGTCAAGTAAGGCGGCGACGGAAGTCGTCGAAACCGGCACCGGCTCTCAGGCTCGTATACTCGCAGGACAGACGGATCATTCCATGAAGGCGCGCATCCTCGTGACGCTCAAGAACGGCGTTCTCGACCCTCAAGGCAAGGCCATCGAAGGCGCGCTCGGCACGCTGGGCTTCGACGGCGTGGGCGCGGTGCGCCAGGGCAAGGTCTTCGACGTCGAGATCGCCGAAAGCGATCCTGACAAGGCGCGCGCCGCGCTCGACGCCATGTGCGAGAAGCTTCTCGCCAACACGGTGATCGAGAACTACGCCGTGGAGATCGTCTGACCCTGCCATGAAGACCGCCGTCGTCCTTCTCCCCGGCCTCAACCGCGACCGCGACATGATCGCCGCCCTGACGGCGATCACCGGCCAGCGCCCCGCGACCGTCTGGCAGACCGAGACCGAGGTGCCGGATGCGGACCTCATCGTCGTGCCGGGGGGGTTCTCCTTCGGCGACTATCTGCGCTGCGGGGCCATCGCCGCACGCTCTCCCGTCATGCGGGCCGTCGCCGAAAGGGCCGCCAGGGGCGTCCCGGTGCTTGGCGTGTGCAACGGGTTCCAGATCCTCTGCGAGGCCGGCCTCCTGCCCGGCGCGCTGATGCGCAACACGAGCCTCAACTTCGTCTGCCGCGAGGTGAAGCTCGAGATCGCGAATGCGCAGACACGCTTCACCACAGCCTACGAGCAAGGCCAGGTGATCCGCTGCCCGGTCGCCCACCACGATGGCAACTACTTCGCCGACGATGAGACGCTGGAGCGCGTCGAGGGCAACGGCCAGGTGGTGTTCCGCTATGCCGAGGGGACGAACCCGAACGGCGCGATCCGCGACATCGCCGGCGTCGTCAACGAGGCCGGCAACGTCCTCGGGCTGATGCCCCACCCGGAGAATCTCGTAGAGCCGGAGCATGGCGGCACAGACGGGCGAGGCATCTTCGAAAGCGTGCTCGGCATCGCGACCGCGCGAGAGGCCGCGTGAAACACGCCTTCGTAGGCGGGATCGTCGCGCTGATGCTCGGCGGCTGCGCCACGCAGGCGCCGACGCCCGGTCAAGGGGCGGCCGAGGATACCGGACTCGACCGGATGGAGCGCCTCACGCTTCTTGCCAACCGTTGCTGGATCCGCTCGGGCGATCCCGCCTTCTCGCGCTTCAGCCTGGCCCCCGAGCTTTCATCCTTCTCAGGCCGTCCCCGCTTCCTGCTCGTCCCGAAAGGGCGGGTGGAGGATCGGCCGCTTCTCGTCGTCGAGGGCCAGAGCGGCTCTCGCGAGGTCTCGACATATGGCCCTCTGCTGGGCGAGGCGGCAGGTTCGCGCATCCAGGCCGATGTAGACAGATGGGCCGGCGGCGGATCGTCCTGCACCGCCTGAGCAGTCCGACAACGGCCGATCATGTATCGTTTTTCCTCGCCCCGCCTTCTCGACCTCATGCTGGCCATGCTCGCATTCGGCGGTTCGGCGGCCATCATCGCGCTCTCGGACTGGCGCGGAGGCCTCTTCGTCGAGAACGGCCCGGTCGAGATGATGCAGGCGGCGCTCCTTTTCCTCGCCGCCTGCCTCTTCGTACGTGCCGGCTACAGGCTGCGCGAATGGGCCGGGCTCGCCGCGGTGGGCCTCGCCTGGATCTGCGTCCTGTTCCTGACGCGCGAGACGCCACGCTGCGCGAGCGACTTCTACGCATTCGGCCCATGCTTCGCAGATGGCTACAAGACGGCCGTCTTCGTGGCCTCCGCGCTGGCGGTCGTGCTTCTCGTCCTGGCGAACCCGACGCTGCGGCGAATGCGGCCAAGCGTGTCCTCCTTCGCCCGGCTTCGCCAGTTCCTGCCACGCCTCGTTCCGCTTATCCTGCCGGTTCCGCTGATCGTTCTCGGCCAGGTCGGGGAAGCGGTGGAATGGAACATTCTGGAGGAAACGGCCGAGTTGACCGCCTATGTCTTCCTGACACTCTGCGCCCTGCGGGCCGCGCAGGCTGGCGACATGCTTGGGCGCGATCATCAACTGGAGCCGGACAACTGCTGACCACCCTGCCCGACGCGCGCATCCTACGGCTGCCGACATTGCTTCTCGCCGTCGGCGCGGTGCTATCCGGCTGTGCGTCGAGTGATGCGCAGACGCCGCCCGCCCTCCGGCCGATCCCGCTGACGGCGTCCGAGATCGCCTATGTCGAACAGACGGCGGCGGTCGTCTATCGCCGTGCGAGCGTCGATCGGCTGGCGGGGCTTCTCTTCTCGGACGAGCGCGGCCACGGCGTGTGCGTGCGCTCACCGGCCGGCGCCGGCGATACCGCCGACTACACCCTCCTCGTACTCCAGCGCCGGGTCGTCGAAGACTTCATCTCGCAGGCCGACGACGACGTCCTGATCCTGCGTTCCGCCGCCGAGGCCGCGCCATGCCGACGGCTCGGTGCCGACCCGCGTCTGTGGGTGCGCGCCCGTTGAGCCACGCGGGGCTTCAATCGCGCGGCGCGCCGCGCTAGAGCCTTCACCAGAAACCCTGACCTCGCATCGAAGCCGAGTCCATGACCGATATCGCCATCACGCCGGACCTCGTCGCCTCCCACGGCCTCAAGCCGGACGAATATCAGCGCATCCTCGACCTCATCGGCCGCGAGCCCTCGATCACCGAGCTCGGCATCTTCTCGGCGATGTGGAACGAGCACTGCTCCTACAAATCGTCCAAGCGCTGGCTTCGCACGCTGCCGACAAAGGGTCCGCGCGTCATCCAGGGCCCCGGAGAGAACGCTGGCGTCGTCGATATCGGTGACGGGCTGTGCGTCGTCTTCAAGATGGAGAGCCACAACCACCCCTCTTACATCGAACCGTATCAGGGCGCGGCGACGGGCGTCGGCGGTATCCTGCGCGACGTCTTCACCATGGGCGCGCGCCCAATTGCGGCGATGAACGCTCTGCGCTTCGGTGCGCCCGACCATCCGAAGACCCGGCACCTGGTGGCCGGCGTCGTTGCTGGCGTCGGCGGCTACGGCAATTCCTTCGGCGTGCCGACGGTCGGCGGCGAGGTGAACTTTCATCCGCGCTACAACGGCAACTGCCTCGTCAACGCCTTCGCCGCAGGCTTGGCGAAGAGCGACGCGATCTTCTACTCGCAGGCCAAGGGCGTCGGACTGCCGGTCGTCTATCTGGGCGCAAAGACCGGGCGCGACGGCGTTGGTGGCGCCACGATGGCATCCGCCGAGTTCGACGACACGATCGAGGAGAAGCGCCCGACCGTGCAGGTCGGCGATCCGTTCACCGAGAAGTGCCTTCTGGAAGCCTGCCTCGAACTGATGGAGACGGGCGCCGTCATCGCCATCCAGGACATGGGAGCGGCGGGCCTCACCTGTTCGGCTGTCGAGATGGGCGCCAAGGGCGATCTCGGCATCGAGCTGCAGCTCGACAAGGTGCCGGTGCGCGAGGAGCGCATGAGCGCCTACGAGATGATGCTTTCGGAGAGCCAGGAGCGTATGCTCATGGTGCTCGAGCCTTCGAAGCAGGCCGAGGCCGAGGCGATCTTCGTCAAATGGGGCCTCGACTTCGCCGTGGTCGGCAAGACGACGGACGATCTGCGCTTCCGCGTCCTCTTCGAAGGCCGCGAGGTCGCGAATCTGCCGATCAAGGAGTTGGGCGACGAGGCGCCGGAATACGACCGCCCGTGGGTCGAGCCGAAAGTGCTGCCGACGATCACCGCCTCGCAGATCGCCGAGCCCGCCGACTACGGCAAGGCGCTCCTGAAGATCATCGGCTCGCCGGATATCGCCTCCCGGCGCTGGGTGTTCGAGCAGTACGACACGCTCATCCAGGGCAATTCGCTGCAGCGGCCGGGCGGGGACGGCGGGCTCGTGCGCGTCGACGGCCACCCGACCAAGGCCCTCGCCTTCTCCTCGGACGTGACGCCGCGCTATTGCGAGGCCGATCCGTTCCAGGGCGGTGCCCAGGCGGTGGCCGAATGCTGGCGCAACATCACCGCCACGGGCGCCGAGCCGCTGGCGGCGACCGACAACCTCAATTTCGGCAATCCTGAAAAGCCCGAGATCATGGGCCAGTTCGTGAAGGCCGTGCAGGGCATCGGCGCGGCCTGCGAGGCGCTGGCCTTCCCGATCGTCTCGGGCAACGTCTCGCTCTACAACGAGACCTTCGGTCAAGGCATCCTGCCGACGCCCACGATCGGCGGCGTCGGCCTGGTGGAGGACCGCACGAGAACCGCGCGGGCCGACAACATGGCTGCGGGAGACGTTCTTCTGCTCGTCGGCGGCGACGGCACGCATCTCGGCGCGTCGATCTATCTGCGTGAGATCGAGGGTCGCGAAGAAGGCGCGCCGCCGCCGGTGGACCTCGCACGGGAGAAGGCGAACGGCGACTTCGTGCGCGGGCTGATCCGAGCCGGAACCGTGCGCACCTGCCACGACCTCTCGGACGGCGGCCTCGCTGTCGCGCTCGCCGAGCTCGCGATGGCCTCGAATGTCGGCCTTCGCGCGGTCGTCGTGGGCGCGCGCCACGCTGCCCTCTTCGGTGAGGATCAGGCGCGCTACGTCATCGCCGTATCCGCGGATGCGGCCGACGCGGTGCTCGCCTCGGCGAAGGATTCGGGTGTCGAAATACGCCGCCTGGGCATGGCCGGAGGCGAGCGCTTCGTCGTCGAAGGCGCGATCGACCTGCCGCTTGCCGAACTGACGATCGCGCATGAAAGCTGGTTCCCGGACTTCATGTCCGGTGCCTCCGCGCAGGAAGCGGCCTGAGGGCCGCTCATTGCGGGCGCAGGCCAAACTTCCTATCCTTTCGGCATGTGCCGGCAGGATTCGAGGAGACGCGCCCCATGCCCATGAACGCCCATGACATCGAGAAGATGATCAAGGACGGCATCCCGGACGCGCAGGTCACGATCCGGGATCTGGCAGGCGACGGCGACCATTACGCAGCCGACGTCGTCTCCGAGAGCTTTCGCGGCAAGTCGCGCGTCCAGCAGCACCAGATGGTCTATCAGGCGTTGCAGGGGAACATGGGCGGCATCCTCCATGCGCTGGCGCTCCAGACCAGCGCGCCGAAATAGGTTTTTCGCGAACGGCTCGGGCCCGGCCTGGCCATGTTCGTTTCGAGATCAATGACAGGAGCTCACCATGAGCGGAATCAACGAGTGGATCGACAACGAGGTGAAGACGAACGACG
Protein-coding sequences here:
- a CDS encoding RBBP9/YdeN family alpha/beta hydrolase encodes the protein MRVSQADIIIVPGYTGSSDQHWQTRWERKLSTARRVEQAEWSKPVVEDWTRTVADVVNTAEKPVVLVAHSLGVPSAIGAIPLFRVPVAGAFLVAPPDIERENLRPKHFRSFGPYPRDPLPFPSMVIASRNDEFSSIEAAEDIAAAWGSVFVDAGESGHLNAESGHGPWPEGLLTFGKFLARLPAPTDQ
- the purS gene encoding phosphoribosylformylglycinamidine synthase subunit PurS; amino-acid sequence: MKARILVTLKNGVLDPQGKAIEGALGTLGFDGVGAVRQGKVFDVEIAESDPDKARAALDAMCEKLLANTVIENYAVEIV
- the purL gene encoding phosphoribosylformylglycinamidine synthase subunit PurL, translating into MTDIAITPDLVASHGLKPDEYQRILDLIGREPSITELGIFSAMWNEHCSYKSSKRWLRTLPTKGPRVIQGPGENAGVVDIGDGLCVVFKMESHNHPSYIEPYQGAATGVGGILRDVFTMGARPIAAMNALRFGAPDHPKTRHLVAGVVAGVGGYGNSFGVPTVGGEVNFHPRYNGNCLVNAFAAGLAKSDAIFYSQAKGVGLPVVYLGAKTGRDGVGGATMASAEFDDTIEEKRPTVQVGDPFTEKCLLEACLELMETGAVIAIQDMGAAGLTCSAVEMGAKGDLGIELQLDKVPVREERMSAYEMMLSESQERMLMVLEPSKQAEAEAIFVKWGLDFAVVGKTTDDLRFRVLFEGREVANLPIKELGDEAPEYDRPWVEPKVLPTITASQIAEPADYGKALLKIIGSPDIASRRWVFEQYDTLIQGNSLQRPGGDGGLVRVDGHPTKALAFSSDVTPRYCEADPFQGGAQAVAECWRNITATGAEPLAATDNLNFGNPEKPEIMGQFVKAVQGIGAACEALAFPIVSGNVSLYNETFGQGILPTPTIGGVGLVEDRTRTARADNMAAGDVLLLVGGDGTHLGASIYLREIEGREEGAPPPVDLAREKANGDFVRGLIRAGTVRTCHDLSDGGLAVALAELAMASNVGLRAVVVGARHAALFGEDQARYVIAVSADAADAVLASAKDSGVEIRRLGMAGGERFVVEGAIDLPLAELTIAHESWFPDFMSGASAQEAA
- a CDS encoding HpcH/HpaI aldolase family protein; this translates as MPIPSLRGGGFRLSAWSSLPDTGVLESLMAASFDAIVLDMQHGMHDVRSMEAGITIAARAGKPAIVRVPVGDLAFVSRALDFGAAAVILPMIETVEDARAFVDVAKYPPLGNRSFGPSRTVALHGYGIGADYMRAANDSTLTLAMIETQSAYRDLDAILAVEGIDGVLVGPADLSVALLGRLDPNCAETIELTAHIAHRVAAAGKFASIYASDAEAAHRAKAQGFHLAGISSDMAMLKSAADSLAGSVER
- the purC gene encoding phosphoribosylaminoimidazolesuccinocarboxamide synthase — protein: MTRRRRIYEGKGKILYEGPEPGTLVQFFKDDATAFNKKKHEVVDGKGVLNNRISEYIFTHLNRIGIPTHFIKRLNMREQLIKEVEIIPLEVVVRNIAAGSLAKRLGIEEGTVLPRSIIEFYYKADQLDDPMVSEEHITAFGWASPQEIDDIMALAIRVNDFLSGLFLGVGIQLVDFKIETGRLFEGDMMRIIVADEISPDSCRLWDVTTNDKLDKDRFRRDMGGLVEAYQEVARRLGIMNENEPPRPSGPVLVK
- a CDS encoding DUF1476 domain-containing protein, giving the protein MSLNDRRNDIESRYAHDQEMKFKIEARRNKLVGLWAAEKLGKTGAEADEYAQETVKASFMRPGDEGVFAKLRADFDAANVDQSDHQIRRHLAELLVEAEAQVAAA
- the purQ gene encoding phosphoribosylformylglycinamidine synthase subunit PurQ; amino-acid sequence: MKTAVVLLPGLNRDRDMIAALTAITGQRPATVWQTETEVPDADLIVVPGGFSFGDYLRCGAIAARSPVMRAVAERAARGVPVLGVCNGFQILCEAGLLPGALMRNTSLNFVCREVKLEIANAQTRFTTAYEQGQVIRCPVAHHDGNYFADDETLERVEGNGQVVFRYAEGTNPNGAIRDIAGVVNEAGNVLGLMPHPENLVEPEHGGTDGRGIFESVLGIATAREAA
- a CDS encoding BolA/IbaG family iron-sulfur metabolism protein → MPMNAHDIEKMIKDGIPDAQVTIRDLAGDGDHYAADVVSESFRGKSRVQQHQMVYQALQGNMGGILHALALQTSAPK